Part of the Anas platyrhynchos isolate ZD024472 breed Pekin duck chromosome 12, IASCAAS_PekinDuck_T2T, whole genome shotgun sequence genome, TCCTCCATCGCCCTGCTCCCGGCCACGGGActgtgccaggagcagcccagAGGCCACCGCGATGGGCACCGGGGCTGTGTCCTGGCAGGGCCGGGTGGCAGGAAGGGGCAGGGATCGGCTTCtccagctccccagccctggtCTCGTGGTATTTATCAGCTCCTTCTCCCCAGGTATTGATGACTGTTCCAGCAACCCATGTGCAAACGGCGGGACCTGCGTGGATGGCAACCAGAGCTACACGTGCCTGTGCCCACGGGGTTGGTCGGGAACCAGCTGCCAGAGCCCCGTCTACACCTGTAGGTGCCCTCAGACCCATCCTGAGCTCGACGGGGGCACAAATTAGGGCTGCTCCATACATCCCATCCTTCCCTGGTGGTGACACCACGTCCTCCCCACAGACTGGGTGACGCTGAGCAACTCCTCCTTCAGCCGCCAGCCCCGTTGTGCCGAGGGCCACCCGGGCTCACGGCACTGCAGCTGCGACACCGGCTTCCAGATGCGAGCTGGAGGCGTGTGCCAAGGTACGGGGGGGACAAGGAGGGATGAGGCTCGGTGGGGACAGGTCACCCCAATCCATCCCCTCTGTACCCTGCAGATGTCGACGAGTGCCAGCTTTTCCAGCCCAGCCCCCAGACCCGGCTCTGCCTCCACGACTGCCTCAACCTCCCGGGCTCCTaccgctgcctctgccccccggGGTACGTGCTCCACGCCGACCGCAACACCTGCGAGGGTAAGACCCAGGGCAACAAGCATCCTGTGCTCACCGTGGCACGGAGCATCCTGCACAGCCAGGAGGTGTGGGGCCAGCCCCGTTCACCCCCTTTTTGCCACCACAGATGTCGACGAGTGCACCGGCAGCCAGCACAACTGCACCCACGGGGAGCTTTGCATCAACACCTTCGGGGGCCACCGCTGTGTGCGCCCCAagtgccccccgccccgccaCAACACCAGCTATGTCAAGACATCCAGCTTGTGAGTACCGTGTGTGGCGTGGGCTGCATTGCAGCCTCTTAAAGGAGGAGACGGGCCCTGCACGTGCCCAGGGAATCGTATCTTAGCACCCATGGAGCAAGCAAGGAGAGTGCTGGTGGCAAATTGTCACACAGGGAGTGCTTGGCACACTCCAGGATGCCTGGTGCCAAAGGCTTCGAGACGCCAGTGGTTGGGGGCGTGGGCGGGAGCACCCAAATACAAGGTGGCTTTATCCCGGCGCTGTGCAGTGCTCAGGGCTCCAGCCAGAGCAAAGCACCTCTGTCCGGGAGCCGTGCTCCGGGCTGGCTTCACTGGAGCATTAATCAAATGCCAGCAGCGCTGGTGCCCAGGACTCCGGGGGGAATGATGCCATTTCCCCTCCTCTGTACGTTCGTGCAGTGCCTCTGGCTGCAATCCAGCATGGAAACAGCCCCCTGGTCCTGCTTGCGAGACTGAACTGCTTTGTGCACAGCTGCCAAGCACAGCCGGCCCCGCTGGCTGCTTCCCCCTCGCCTGGCACAGCTCTTGCAGCACCCCAGGCAGAGCAGGATCCCTGCTCCAGGCTGCGGATCTGCCTCCAGATCCCATGCCCAGCCCAGGGACACAGCTCCAAGGCTGAACCTCCTTGGATGTGGCTTCCTTGTGTTGCTCCACCGCAGGACATGAAGCTGGAGGTCACCATAAGCTTGTTTGCAAGCAGGCAACTCCAAAGTGCTGCCAACCACGGTGCTGAGTCGTGGTACCTCTTGTCTCCTGGCAGCCAGTGCGAGAGGAACCCCTGCCCTATGGACAGCCGAGCCTGCCGCCTGGCTGCCACCTCCATCTCCTTCCACTACCTGCCGCTCCAGGCCAACCGCAGCGTGCCCCGCGTCCTCTTCAAGATGTCCACCACCCGCTTTGTGGGCGACAGCCTGCGGTTCGCCATCATGGGCGGCCGTGGCCAGGGCGTCTTCGCCGTGCGGCGCTCCGACCGGCAGACGGGAGAGCTGGTGCTCACCAGCCCGGTGGTGGGGCCGGCCACACTGGAGGTGGAGCTGGAGATGAGCGAGTTCTCCCGCAAGGTGCTGCTGGGCAAGCACATCTTCAAGGTCACCGCCTTCGTGTCCCCGTACGAGTTCTGATCCCTGCTGGAGGTGGATGTGGGGCCAAGCCGGGTCTGTCCTGCGGAGTGATGGAGCAGGTTCAGCTTGGTGACCTCCATTCTTGTCCCATTAGAGACgtacccaggagttggactcagtgatccttgtggatccattccaacttgggatattctacaATATTCTCCAATTCCTCTCCCACAATGCTTGCTCACAGCTGTTAGGGCAAAGCAACTGCAGAAGGCATCCTGCCCATTGCTAAGGCTGCAAGGAAGACCCCAGAGGCCACGACGGGGGTCACAGCAGGAGATGCGCGTTGCAGGGGGACCAGGCTGCGTGCCCACCTGTGCCAGCCCTCCTTTCCTTATCTCCGCCACTGCAGCCTGCCAGCATGCAGGTCTGGCTCCTCATGCCTTGTAACCtctgacaaaataaaaacagctgtagGAAGGATGTCCTCGCTCTGCCCTGAACACAATGTCCTGCTGCACACAGCCAGGGGGTCTGGCTCGTGCCCAGCACCCGCAAGTGGCTTGGAGAGGGCAGCAGGGCACGAGCCAGCCAGCTTCACCCCGCTATGGCTGCTCCTCCCCGCTACCCGCTGCCACGGGGAACGTGATGGGTGGCGAAGGCAGAAGCAGTGCCAGGCTCTGCACCCCCTGCAGCCATCCTCCGCAGGGCCGAGGAGGTGGTGAGGGCTTGAGGGGACGGCGGGCGAGGGCAGTAGCCTCCGGCCGCGCCGGGCTGGCGCCCCTCACACAAAGCCACCCCTGTGTACGGCCCACGGGCGGCTCATAAAGACCTCCTTGTGCTCCATGCCGGCTGGGTACCCGCTCGCCAGCAcctgagggctgctgctggggctcggCACGGGAAAAGCgtccccagctgctggctgcgctGAGGCGGTGGAGGTGGATGGAGGCCACGGCACCGTGTGGGAGGCGCATCCACCATCCTCACCCCTCAGGCgcagcccctggggagccttgttttgtgttttctttttgcagaaaCGTGGCCAAATCTCCTGAAAACACCTCAAAGCCAGCTCAGGGAGGTGAAAGGagccaagcagcagcactgcagcgcAACGCGCCCGGCGCCGCTTGGCGCCTGCGCCCCGCCGTAGGCCGGCCATTGCCATGGCGACGGGCCCAGCGGCCTGAGCCCGCCGAGGCACCGGGAGCTGCCGCCCGTCCCCGGGCATGAGGCGGGTGCGGGGACACCCGGAGCCGCCTCCGCGGGGAGAAGGTGAGGAACGGGCGGTGGTGGAGGCCCCCAGCGTGGCCGCTCGGGGCTCCCCAGGAGCCCTCGTCTCATCCCGCTGCCTCCTCCGAGGCTGTGGGCCTCGCTGCTTGGCTCGCTGCGTGCCTTGTCCGTCCTCATGTCCTCCCGTTTGGGGACTGCGAAGGGAGAAAGCTGCGGTCTCCGAGTTAATAACCAGCGTCAAGCGCGTGGCCTCTCCGCAGCGGCGACCGAGGAAGCCCCCAGCGTGCCCTCGCACCCTGCTGTGGGTGCTCAGCGTTCGCTGTGGAAAcgcgaggggctggggagggagaggctgTGTCCTGCAGCCTCCTCACGTAGCAGCGGTGTTTGTCACCGTCAGCGGATGATCGGTGTGTAACCACAGGAGAAACCTTCGAGTGGTGAGGGAAAAGCAAGAGGAACGCTGGTCTGGCTCTTCTGAGGGCGGCGTCGCACAGCTGTCTCCTGGGTTGCTGCAAAGTGTGTTAGGAATCGTTCGCGGGGTGATTGTAGTCGTAAGAAGTTTAGCTAGGAAGTAGTTTACACCAGCTTTAGGCACAGTTTGCATGTGAAAACTTCTCTCCATACAAAAATACTATATGACTTTAAAAACACACGATGCTATAAAACAGTCTCAGGAAAGTGTCTgagtctgttccagtgtctgCGTGGAcctggctctgcagccaggcttttttttaggagaaaggagaaacctGGGAGTTTTCTCTGGTAATCTGAGCAGTTTTTGTAACAGGTGGCTCAGAGTGAAATGCAAGCAAGTTTTCAACATccttaaagaggaaaatatcGAATTATTAATAACTTTGTCATCACTGATCAGTCGGTGGCCATGTAGGAATTTGAACTATGAATGTAGGCAGACATTGCTAATTTCTTCAAAGTtagactgttttgtttgtttgtttgtttgttctttttttccccaaactggTTGCTGATAAGATTGCACTGATGAGcataaattatattattttatgttcttaCTCCTATTTCTTTATCACTTGACCCTAGAAGTCGTCTTTGTTTGGACTGGTGGTGCAGTTGGTGTACCAAAATCTGAACCATTTTGCTTGCTCTTTCAGCATATCAGCATGTTTGCTGTCTTGCAGCCCTTTGGAATTTTTCTGGTACTGGAACCGTTATCAAAAACACCATGAGTGAGCCAgagacctcctcctcctcatctttCAGCACACTCATGTGCAAAGGGACTAGCTGAAAGCAGAGAAACCCAACTCTCTGCTGTCCGAGGGAATGAAGAGCTGATGTGTTTCCTTTACCAAGGCAGGTTTTGTTAAAGGTTCACCCTGGAACAGAGGCAAGCAAAGAGCAACAACCAACAATCCAACACAAATTGAAATAGCACCTGAGCTTGTAGCTGTTGCGCAAACACATAAACATCAAGAACCTTCCAGTTATGGTTCGTAAGTCATCTTTGCAGTTAATCTTGCTCTCTCGTGCTGGCAGTCCAGACGTTTTAGGACAGCTGAATAGTTTGGCAGTTTACTGCATGGATGTCCTGCACATCTGTGAGAAACTAAGtcgtgtttttgcagtagagcactgattttctgtattccaaggtagttgtgtagtcataacaaggagaaatgctaaATAGATAAGTGGACAGCAGAAGGCCTcgctgttccaaaataaggtggaagcttgagaaaaacaggatgagcagtgtgagaacagtaaaacaaagataacaagttctcaaaatataagaaagagggaaaaaaaggaaaaaggagaaattaaagggctgaaaaaaaaaattatacatatatggtatagaggagCA contains:
- the ZDHHC1 gene encoding palmitoyltransferase ZDHHC1 isoform X7, whose translation is MLLVLLPAWVALCVLQLPLGSTQECLSHQQVLSTVRQMQKLLSAQEAAHLQGTRSLKKQLSALQSRVQRLASKRNETCPQLAVPANGRKLGRSARVGHDVHFVCDAGFRLVGSETRTCRRDRTWGGTQPSCRSIDDCSSNPCANGGTCVDGNQSYTCLCPRGWSGTSCQSPVYTYWVTLSNSSFSRQPRCAEGHPGSRHCSCDTGFQMRAGGVCQDVDECQLFQPSPQTRLCLHDCLNLPGSYRCLCPPGYVLHADRNTCEDVDECTGSQHNCTHGELCINTFGGHRCVRPKCPPPRHNTSYVKTSSFQCERNPCPMDSRACRLAATSISFHYLPLQANRSVPRVLFKMSTTRFVGDSLRFAIMGGRGQGVFAVRRSDRQTGELVLTSPVVGPATLEVELEMSEFSRKVLLGKHIFKVTAFVSPYEF
- the ZDHHC1 gene encoding palmitoyltransferase ZDHHC1 isoform X5: MWLQEFGVAWGGEGTSVFSWWLRGSGAGPDCWHLVLAACVAAASPAAMLLVLLPAWVALCVLQLPLGSTQECLSHQQVLSTVRQMQKLLSAQEAAHLQGTRSLKKQLSALQSRVQRLASKRNETCPQLAVPANGRKLGRSARVGHDVHFVCDAGFRLVGSETRTCRRDRTWGGTQPSCRSIDDCSSNPCANGGTCVDGNQSYTCLCPRGWSGTSCQSPVYTYWVTLSNSSFSRQPRCAEGHPGSRHCSCDTGFQMRAGGVCQDVDECQLFQPSPQTRLCLHDCLNLPGSYRCLCPPGYVLHADRNTCEDVDECTGSQHNCTHGELCINTFGGHRCVRPKCPPPRHNTSYVKTSSFQCERNPCPMDSRACRLAATSISFHYLPLQANRSVPRVLFKMSTTRFVGDSLRFAIMGGRGQGVFAVRRSDRQTGELVLTSPVVGPATLEVELEMSEFSRKVLLGKHIFKVTAFVSPYEF